In Ruminococcaceae bacterium BL-4, one DNA window encodes the following:
- a CDS encoding protein of unknown function (Evidence 5 : Unknown function) — protein MIQIRHKDGSLSFFGNQAWLKSSPLISQRRADILSKSGCGLVSMGDFLLLLTKNGLLPETPLTEKVSFIKNDWIEEKEYLSFLLLLYRLYLPIFPKIGVQSPILSHAVNHYAESYHLSLHTHWETTQTAFLNALEALLKEGRPSIVEVGQNFPNPFGGHSIPFYSFKNGDFIPFDRLCSHFLLFLGDQIISPKGHFLHAASWGKEGYFCLEKFLQYNRRYSGFWFGNIMSYSL, from the coding sequence ATGATACAAATTCGTCACAAAGATGGTTCTCTTTCCTTTTTCGGAAACCAAGCCTGGCTTAAAAGTTCTCCCCTTATTTCTCAAAGGCGGGCTGATATTCTCAGCAAATCAGGCTGTGGGCTTGTTTCTATGGGAGATTTTCTCCTATTATTGACTAAAAATGGTCTTTTGCCGGAAACCCCTCTTACCGAAAAAGTCTCCTTTATTAAAAATGATTGGATTGAAGAAAAAGAGTATCTCTCTTTCTTACTGCTGTTGTATCGACTTTATCTTCCCATTTTCCCAAAAATCGGTGTTCAAAGTCCCATACTTTCTCACGCAGTCAATCACTATGCTGAAAGTTACCATCTTTCGCTCCACACACATTGGGAAACCACACAAACTGCCTTTTTAAATGCTCTCGAAGCACTTCTTAAAGAAGGCCGCCCCTCTATCGTTGAAGTCGGCCAAAATTTTCCCAATCCGTTTGGGGGGCATTCCATCCCCTTCTATTCCTTTAAAAATGGTGATTTTATCCCATTTGATCGGCTTTGTTCTCACTTTCTGTTATTTCTCGGTGATCAAATCATCTCTCCCAAAGGACATTTTCTGCATGCAGCCTCATGGGGAAAAGAAGGATATTTTTGTCTGGAAAAATTTTTGCAATATAATCGCCGCTACAGTGGATTTTGGTTTGGAAATATCATGTCTTACTCCCTTTAA